In Rhodamnia argentea isolate NSW1041297 chromosome 4, ASM2092103v1, whole genome shotgun sequence, the following proteins share a genomic window:
- the LOC115756765 gene encoding far upstream element-binding protein 1 — protein MADEAQYSSDAGINKRKYEEQTTLSPPPRRPTGFSSGPILSASPADSGVAPPSYKSVPPPPSADDVQAQVQSAKQKAQEIASRLLFNASAGAAAAAAGVGGFDAKRVRVENGSGFDSTERDGKPMMSAPSAIPVPYSYGQGTSKKIDIPNGRVGVIIGKAGETIKYLQLQSGAKIQVTRDMDADPNSPTRPVELMGTPEQIAKAEQLINDVLAEAEAGGSGIISKRVTGQTGSDQFVMKVPNNKVGLVIGKGGETIKNMQARTGARIQVVPLHLPPGDPAIDRNLYIDGTSEQIEAAKQLVNEVISENRMRNSSMAGGYPQQGYQARPPASWAPPGPPQMQQPGYGGYAQPGMYAGAPPQYNMAQPQYGGYPPQPTSGGYPSGWDQSAVPPSQHTAQGGGYDYYGQQPPTQQQQTPSGPTGGADSSVYNYSQPPATSYPQQGQGYTQDGYGGYHAPQSGYSQQPPYDQQQGYNTATGYGTNPGQEGHTPSYGAQGDSAQAPPPVQPSTAGQPGYGASQPPNPTLAGYPPQGTGQAGYGMPPTSQAGYGNQSTAYAAGYGQPQAQKPPANAPAYGAQQSPSTPGGYSQAPSGQPGYPQTQPPPSGYSQPDSAAQRGPPSGYGAPPYGAAPAPQPGYGQQQPPYNSYVGGYPQPPAYAADVGAGGGSARGSYDTAPASQAAQQSSSAKTSPQS, from the exons ATGGCGGACGAAGCTCAGTACTCTTCCGATGCGGGGATCAACAAGCGCAAGTACGAGGAGCAGACCACTCTTTCCCCGCCCCCTCGCAGGCCGACCGGCTTCTCCTCCGGCCCGATCCTCTCCGCGTCGCCGGCCGACTCTGGCGTCGCCCCGCCCTCGTACAAGAGCGTCCCGCCGCCTCCTTCCGCCGACGACGTGCAGGCGCAGGTCCAGAGCGCGAAGCAGAAGGCTCAGGAGATCGCTTCTCGGCTGCTGTTCAACGCCAGCGCCGGGGCGGCTGCGGCCGCCGCCGGCGTCGGCGGATTCGATGCGAAGCGCGTTAGGGTTGAGAACGGAAGCGGATTTGACTCCACCGAGAGAG ATGGGAAGCCCATGATGAGTGCGCCATCAGCGATTCCTGTTCCATATAGCTATGGCCAGGGGACAAGCAAAAAAATCGATATTCCTAATGGAAGAGTTGGAGTGATTATTGGTAAAGCTGGTGAGACTATTAAGTATCTTCAGCTCCAGTCCGGGGCAAAAATTCAGGTCACCCGTGACATGGATGCGGATCCCAATTCGCCTACTAGGCCGGTAGAACTAATGGGCACACCTGAACAAATTGCGAAGGCTGAGCAATTGATAAATGATGTTCTTGCTGAG GCTGAAGCAGGGGGCTCTGGCATAATCTCTAAAAGAGTAACTGGTCAGACTGGATCTGATCAATTTGTGATGAAGGTTCCAAATAACAAG GTTGGATTAGTTATTGGCAAAGGTGGCGAGACAATTAAAAACATGCAAGCCAGGACTGGTGCTCGTATTCAG GTCGTACCCTTACACCTTCCCCCGGGTGATCCAGCAATAGACAGGAACTTGTATATTGATGGCACAAGTGAACAGATTGAGGCTGCAAAACAGTTGGTTAATGAAGTTATTAGTGAG AATCGAATGAGAAATTCCTCAATGGCTGGAGGATACCCCCAGCAAGGTTATCAGGCGAGACCTCCTGCAAGCTGGGCTCCCCCTGGCCCTCCACAAATGCAGCAACCTGGTTATGGTGGCTATGCACAACCAGGGATGTATGCAGGTGCTCCACCCCAATATAACATGGCCCAGCCACAGTACGGAGGTTATCCTCCCCAACCAACGTCTGGTGGATATCCTTCTGGCTGGGATCAGTCCGCAGTCCCACCTTCTCAGCACACTGCACAGGGAGGTGGGTACGATTATTATGGCCAGCAGCCTCCAACACAGCAACAGCAAACCCCAAGTGGTCCTACAGGAGGGGCGGACAGCTCAGTTTACAATTACAGCCAGCCACCGGCTACTTCCTATCCACAGCAAGGGCAAGGATATACACAGGATGGATATGGTGGTTATCATGCACCTCAGTCCGGTTACAGTCAGCAGCCTCCTTATGATCAGCAACAAGGTTACAACACTGCGACTGGCTATGGCACAAATCCAGGGCAAGAAGGTCATACTCCTTCCTATGGAGCTCAAGGGGATTCTGCTCAGGCACCACCACCGGTCCAGCCTTCCACTGCTGGTCAGCCAGGATACGGTGCCAGTCAGCCACCCAACCCAACCCTTGCTGGCTATCCTCCCCAGGGAACTGGCCAAGCGGGTTATGGCATGCCCCCAACTTCTCAAGCTGGCTATGGCAACCAATCGACTGCGTATGCGGCGGGTTATGGACAACCTCAAGCCCAGAAGCCACCTGCTAATGCTCCGGCTTATGGAGCTCAACAGTCTCCAAGCACACCAGGAGGCTATAGTCAGGCCCCTAGTGGGCAACCAGGTTATCCCCAGACTCAGCCACCACCGTCAGGCTACTCTCAGCCCGATTCTGCTGCCCAACGTGGTCCTCCTTCAGGATATGGAGCTCCGCCTTATGGTGCAGCGCCTGCACCTCAGCCGGGCTATGGGCAGCAGCAACCTCCATATAACAGCTACGTTGGCGGTTATCCGCAACCTCCTGCTTATGCAGCTGATGTTGGAGCCGGGGGTGGCAGCGCTCGGGGTTCTTACGACACTGCACCTGCTTCGCAGGCTGCTCAACAGAGTTCGTCTGCGAAAACGTCGCCCCAGAGTTGA
- the LOC115756764 gene encoding uncharacterized protein LOC115756764 has protein sequence MMEGVEGDASSAPPRYALKPSRISSEDILFCVDVDAESLVEMKVAGPNGRPLTRLDTIKQSILLFVHSKLAINPDHRFAFATLSKSASWLRKEFSSDVESAAAAVRSLSATSACGHADLTQLFRIAAHEAKKSRVQNRIFRVILMYCRSSLQPQHQWPFNQKLFTLDVIYLHDKPGPENCPQQVYDALVDALEHVSEYEGHIHESGQGLTRILFRHMCMLLSHPQQRCPQDYLDIPKSLVKKSVATDSAPAEEAMTVSIQ, from the exons atgatggaggGAGTGGAGGGAGACGCCTCCTCAGCGCCGCCTCGCTACGCCCTGAAGCCGTCGCGGATAAGCAGCGAGGACATACTCTTCTGCGTCGACGTCGACGCCGAGTCCCTCGTCGAGATGAAGGTGGCCGGCCCCAACGGCCGCCCCTTAACCAGGCTCGACACCATCAAGCAGTCCATCCTCCTCTTCGTCCACTCCAAGCTCGCCATCAACCCCGACCACCGCTTCGCCTTCGCCACCCTCTCCAAATCCGCTTCCTGG CTCCGTAAGGAGTTCAGCAGTGACGTAGAGTCTGCAGCTGCTGCAGTTCGGAGTCTTTCAGCTACCTCAGCTTGCGGTCATGCAGATTTAACGCAGCTATTCCGAATCGCGGCTCATGAGGCGAAGAAATCTCGTGTACAAAATAGAATTTTCAGGGTG ATTCTCATGTACTGCAGATCATCCCTACAGCCTCAGCACCAATGGCCATTTAACCAAAAGCTCTTCACTCTGGATGTCATCTACCTCCACGACAAGCCCGGACCAGAAAATTGCCCGCAGCAGGTCTATGATGCCCTCGTCGACGCGCTCGAACACGTGAGCGAATACGAAGGCCACATCCACGAGAGCGGTCAGGGCCTGACGCGCATCCTCTTCCGTCACATGTGCATGCTGTTGTCGCACCCTCAACAGCGATGTCCTCAAGACTACCTCGACATTCCCAAGTCCCTCGTGAAAAAATCGGTCGCCACCGACTCTGCACCTGCTGAAGAGGCCATGACCGTGTCCATCCAATGA